The proteins below come from a single Burkholderia humptydooensis genomic window:
- a CDS encoding aldose 1-epimerase, translated as MTATHSRSTATDAVQTLQTRTARRAAAAHLVSPGPQTSQIARGAGVTETAIATLSTDLLRLDVAPHLGGGVTRFDWRGDGALTPIFRRCDAPGARTDPNELACYPLLPYSNRIGGGRFECDGRLVRVPRNRSTEQVPIHGDGWLAHWRLDDATDTQLCLSLDRSNGAPYAYRATQVYALDGATLTIALGIENTGAMRLPFGLGVHPFIVRDASTELAAAASGLWLATPDWLPSRHVGAPAAWRFGIAYPLPDTLVNHAFTGWGGGATIAWPQRRLGLTVTADADCYVLYTPPGEPYFCFEPVDHPIDAVNLPGGAAAHGMTLLAPGERLMRRFRFTVARTDARATPAARESKRRPIA; from the coding sequence ATGACCGCGACGCATTCTCGATCCACGGCCACCGACGCGGTGCAAACCTTGCAGACGCGCACCGCGCGGCGCGCGGCCGCCGCGCATCTGGTGAGCCCGGGGCCGCAGACGTCGCAGATCGCGCGCGGCGCGGGCGTCACCGAAACGGCGATCGCGACGCTCTCGACCGATCTGCTGCGGCTCGACGTCGCGCCGCACCTGGGCGGCGGCGTCACGCGCTTCGACTGGCGCGGCGACGGCGCGCTCACGCCGATCTTTCGCCGCTGCGATGCGCCCGGCGCGCGCACCGATCCGAACGAGCTCGCGTGCTATCCGCTGCTGCCGTACTCGAACCGGATCGGCGGCGGGCGCTTCGAGTGCGACGGCCGGCTCGTGCGCGTGCCGCGCAACCGCTCGACCGAGCAGGTGCCGATTCACGGCGACGGCTGGCTCGCGCACTGGCGGCTCGACGATGCGACCGATACGCAGTTGTGTCTGTCGCTCGATCGCAGCAATGGCGCGCCGTATGCGTATCGCGCGACGCAGGTCTATGCGCTCGACGGCGCGACGCTCACGATCGCGCTCGGCATCGAGAACACGGGCGCGATGCGGCTGCCGTTCGGGCTCGGCGTGCATCCGTTCATCGTGCGCGACGCGTCGACCGAGCTCGCGGCCGCCGCGAGCGGGCTGTGGCTGGCGACGCCCGACTGGCTGCCGTCGCGCCATGTCGGCGCGCCCGCCGCGTGGCGCTTCGGCATCGCGTATCCGTTGCCGGACACGCTCGTCAATCACGCTTTCACCGGCTGGGGCGGCGGCGCGACGATCGCGTGGCCGCAGCGCCGGCTCGGGCTGACGGTCACGGCCGACGCCGACTGCTATGTGCTGTATACGCCGCCCGGCGAGCCGTATTTCTGCTTCGAGCCGGTCGATCATCCGATCGATGCGGTGAACCTGCCGGGCGGCGCCGCCGCGCACGGGATGACGCTGCTCGCGCCGGGCGAGCGCCTGATGCGGCGCTTTCGCTTCACCGTCGCGCGCACCGATGCGCGCGCGACGCCCGCCGCCCGCGAATCGAAGCGGCGCCCGATCGCGTAG
- the pyrF gene encoding orotidine-5'-phosphate decarboxylase, producing MSSTPTFIESLRAAWQRTNSLLCVGLDPEPTKFPARLENQPDAIFDFCREIVDATAPFASAFKPQIAYFAAHRAEDQLERLIAHIHLQHPGLPVILDAKRGDIGSTAEQYAREAFERYRADAVTVNPYMGFDSIEPYLAYEDKGVIVLCRTSNPGGSDLQFLETGGRPLYQVVADLAANKWNAKTGQLALVVGATFPKEIEAVRGIVGDMPLLIPGIGAQGGDVAATVAAGRTADGAGMMINSSRAILYASRDDDFADAAARVAGQTRDAINAHR from the coding sequence ATGTCTTCCACGCCTACCTTCATCGAATCGCTGCGCGCCGCCTGGCAGCGCACGAATTCGCTGCTGTGCGTCGGTCTCGATCCCGAGCCGACCAAGTTTCCCGCGCGCCTCGAGAACCAGCCCGATGCGATCTTCGATTTCTGCCGCGAGATCGTCGACGCGACCGCGCCGTTCGCGAGTGCGTTCAAGCCGCAGATCGCATACTTCGCCGCGCATCGCGCGGAAGATCAGCTCGAGCGGCTGATCGCGCACATCCATCTGCAGCATCCCGGCCTGCCCGTGATCCTCGACGCGAAGCGCGGCGACATCGGCAGCACCGCCGAGCAATACGCGCGCGAGGCATTCGAGCGCTATCGCGCGGACGCGGTCACGGTCAATCCGTACATGGGCTTCGATTCGATCGAGCCGTATCTCGCTTACGAGGACAAGGGCGTGATCGTGCTGTGCCGCACGTCGAATCCGGGCGGCTCGGACCTGCAGTTTCTCGAAACGGGCGGGCGGCCGCTCTATCAGGTCGTCGCCGATCTCGCGGCGAACAAGTGGAATGCGAAGACGGGCCAGCTCGCGCTCGTCGTCGGCGCGACGTTTCCGAAGGAGATCGAGGCCGTGCGCGGGATCGTCGGCGACATGCCGCTGCTGATTCCCGGCATCGGCGCGCAGGGCGGCGACGTCGCCGCGACCGTCGCCGCGGGCCGCACGGCCGACGGCGCGGGCATGATGATCAACTCGTCGCGCGCGATCCTGTACGCGAGCCGCGACGACGACTTCGCCGACGCGGCCGCGCGCGTCGCCGGGCAGACTCGCGACGCGATCAACGCGCATCGCTGA
- a CDS encoding CinA family protein, with translation MPTDSVVHQLAIRVGNMLRDEHLTLATAESCTGGMIATAITDISGSSGWFERGFVTYSNAAKIEMIGVPADLIDKHGAVSEPVARAMVEGALRNSRAQVALAVTGVAGPGGGSEHKPVGTVSFGWSNRLHTSVETLVFKGDREQIRVQAAKHALRGLIQLLDEQER, from the coding sequence ATGCCAACCGATTCCGTCGTTCACCAGCTCGCCATCCGCGTCGGCAACATGCTGCGCGACGAGCACCTGACGCTCGCCACCGCCGAGTCCTGCACGGGCGGCATGATCGCGACCGCGATCACCGACATCTCCGGCAGCAGCGGCTGGTTCGAGCGGGGCTTCGTCACCTATTCGAACGCCGCGAAGATCGAGATGATCGGCGTGCCCGCCGATCTGATCGACAAGCACGGCGCGGTCAGCGAGCCCGTCGCGCGCGCGATGGTCGAGGGCGCGCTGCGCAACAGCCGCGCGCAGGTCGCGCTCGCCGTCACCGGCGTCGCCGGGCCGGGCGGCGGCTCCGAGCACAAGCCCGTCGGCACCGTGTCCTTCGGCTGGAGCAACCGGCTGCACACGTCGGTCGAGACGCTCGTGTTCAAGGGCGACCGCGAGCAGATCCGCGTGCAGGCAGCCAAGCATGCGCTGCGCGGCCTCATCCAACTGCTCGACGAGCAGGAGCGCTGA
- a CDS encoding phosphatidylglycerophosphatase A family protein translates to MPTDPTPRPADSADQPGQAPSPAPQREPQKIARRRATVRFMFSHPVHIVSLGFGSGLAPFMPGTFGTIFGWLTFVALNRYLTVPEWWALIVVGFVAGIWMTGFTAKKMGIADPGPAVWDEIVAIWLVMLLVTPATFVEQLWAFVVFRFFDMVKPPPIRYFDRNLKGGFGIMFDDLIAALMTLFVIALWRSFAAQ, encoded by the coding sequence ATGCCAACTGACCCGACGCCCCGTCCGGCCGACTCCGCCGACCAGCCCGGCCAGGCGCCCTCGCCCGCGCCGCAGCGGGAGCCGCAGAAGATCGCGCGCCGCCGCGCGACCGTGCGGTTCATGTTCTCGCATCCGGTGCACATCGTGTCGCTCGGCTTCGGCAGCGGCCTCGCGCCGTTCATGCCCGGCACCTTCGGCACGATATTCGGCTGGCTCACGTTCGTCGCGCTGAACCGCTACCTGACCGTGCCCGAATGGTGGGCGCTCATCGTCGTCGGCTTCGTCGCCGGCATCTGGATGACGGGCTTCACCGCGAAGAAGATGGGCATCGCCGATCCGGGCCCCGCGGTCTGGGACGAGATCGTCGCGATCTGGCTCGTGATGCTGCTCGTCACGCCGGCGACGTTCGTCGAGCAACTATGGGCGTTCGTCGTGTTCCGCTTCTTCGACATGGTGAAGCCGCCGCCCATCCGCTATTTCGACCGGAATTTGAAAGGCGGCTTCGGCATCATGTTCGACGATCTGATCGCCGCGCTGATGACGCTCTTCGTGATCGCGCTGTGGCGCTCGTTCGCCGCGCAGTGA
- the thiL gene encoding thiamine-phosphate kinase, which translates to MAHPSLSEFSLIDRFFARHAKGPHARAALGIGDDCALLAPQPGKMLAISTDMLVEGRHFLADVDPRALGHKTLAVNLSDLAAMGAVPRAFTLACALPRADADWLEAFSDGLFALADRHGCELIGGDTTSGPLNLCVTVFGDVAANAALRRDAARDGDDVWISGVLGDARAGLGVIRGEWRAGGRETAAFRAALEWPEPRVALGVALAGIAHAALDVSDGLAGDLPHILERSNVRADVNVDAVPRSAALAALPADVQRRCMLEGGDDYELCFTAAPSARTAIEAAGARTGVAVTRIGTIRGLSAPTDARAVTWRDASGAPLSLTLHGFDHFHAN; encoded by the coding sequence GTGGCCCATCCTTCCCTCTCGGAATTCTCGTTAATCGATCGCTTCTTCGCGCGCCACGCGAAAGGGCCACATGCGCGCGCCGCGCTCGGCATTGGCGACGACTGCGCGCTGCTTGCGCCGCAACCGGGCAAGATGCTGGCGATTTCGACGGACATGCTGGTCGAAGGCCGACACTTCCTCGCCGACGTCGATCCGCGCGCGCTCGGCCACAAGACGCTCGCCGTCAATTTGTCCGACCTGGCCGCGATGGGCGCCGTGCCGCGCGCGTTCACGCTCGCGTGCGCGCTGCCGCGCGCCGACGCCGACTGGCTCGAGGCGTTCTCCGACGGCCTCTTCGCGCTCGCGGACCGCCACGGCTGCGAGCTGATCGGCGGCGACACGACGAGCGGGCCGCTCAACCTGTGCGTCACCGTGTTCGGCGACGTCGCAGCCAACGCCGCGCTGCGCCGCGACGCCGCACGCGACGGCGACGACGTCTGGATATCCGGCGTGCTCGGCGACGCGCGCGCCGGCCTCGGCGTGATCCGCGGCGAATGGCGGGCGGGCGGGCGCGAGACAGCCGCGTTCCGGGCCGCGCTCGAGTGGCCGGAGCCGCGCGTCGCGCTCGGCGTCGCGCTCGCGGGCATCGCGCACGCGGCGCTCGACGTGTCCGACGGCCTCGCGGGTGATCTGCCGCACATCCTCGAGCGCTCGAACGTGCGCGCCGACGTGAACGTCGACGCGGTGCCGCGCTCGGCCGCGCTCGCGGCGCTGCCCGCCGACGTACAGCGCCGCTGCATGCTCGAAGGCGGCGACGACTACGAGCTGTGCTTCACGGCAGCGCCGTCCGCGCGCACCGCGATCGAGGCGGCCGGCGCGCGCACGGGCGTGGCCGTCACGCGGATCGGTACAATACGCGGCTTGTCCGCGCCGACGGACGCGCGCGCCGTCACGTGGCGCGACGCGTCGGGCGCGCCGCTTTCGCTCACGCTGCACGGTTTCGATCATTTCCATGCCAACTGA
- a CDS encoding NADP-dependent malic enzyme, with amino-acid sequence MSTSSSSSKEKLREAALDYHEFPTPGKIAIASTKQMINQRDLALAYSPGVAFACEEIVENPLNAARFTARSNLVGVVTNGTAVLGLGNIGPLASKPVMEGKAVLFKKFAGIDVFDIELNESDPHKLVDVIAALEPTFGGINLEDIKAPDCFIVEREARKRMKIPVFHDDQHGTAIVVAAAVTNGLKVVGKSIKEVKLVASGAGAAALACLDLLVDLGLPLENITVTDLAGVVYKGRTELMDPDKERFARETGARTLSEVIGGADIFLGLSAAGVLKADMVKTMAERPLILALANPTPEILPEVALEARPDAVLATGRTDYPNQVNNVLCFPFIFRGALDVGATTITREMEIAAVNAIAKLAQQEQSDIVATAYGIQDLSFGPEYLIPKPFDPRLIVKIAPAVAQAAMDGGVATRPIEDMEAYKVHLQQFVYHSGTTMKPVFQIARGAPAEKKRVVFAEGEEERVLRAVQIVVDEKLAKPILIGRPGVIEHRIQRYGLRLTPGVDFTIVNTEHDERYRDFWQTYFKMMARKGISEQLARVEMRRRTTLIGSMLVKKGEADGMICGTISTTHRHLHFIDQVIGKRAGCSVYGAMNALVLPGRQIFLVDTHVNVDPTPEQLAEITIMAAEEVRRFGIEPKVALLSHSNFGTSNAPSAQKMRDTLAILHERVPELHVDGEMHGDVALDAALRKEILPESTLEGEANLLVLPNIDAANIAYNLLKTAAGNNIAIGPILLGAAQPVHVLTESATVRRIVNMTALLVADVNAVR; translated from the coding sequence ATGTCCACCTCGTCCTCCTCCTCGAAAGAAAAACTCCGCGAAGCCGCTCTCGATTACCACGAATTCCCGACACCGGGCAAAATCGCGATCGCATCGACCAAGCAGATGATCAACCAGCGCGATCTCGCGCTCGCCTATTCGCCGGGCGTCGCGTTCGCGTGCGAGGAGATCGTCGAGAACCCGCTGAACGCCGCGCGCTTCACCGCGCGCAGCAACCTCGTCGGCGTCGTGACGAACGGCACCGCGGTGCTTGGCCTCGGCAACATCGGTCCGCTCGCGTCGAAGCCGGTGATGGAGGGCAAGGCGGTCCTCTTCAAGAAGTTCGCCGGGATCGACGTGTTCGACATCGAGCTCAACGAGTCCGATCCGCACAAGCTCGTCGACGTGATCGCCGCGCTCGAACCGACGTTCGGCGGGATCAACCTCGAGGACATCAAGGCGCCGGACTGCTTCATCGTCGAGCGCGAAGCGCGCAAGCGGATGAAGATCCCGGTGTTCCACGACGACCAGCACGGCACCGCGATCGTCGTCGCGGCGGCGGTCACGAACGGGCTGAAGGTCGTCGGCAAGAGCATCAAGGAAGTGAAGCTCGTCGCGTCGGGCGCGGGCGCCGCGGCGCTCGCGTGCCTCGATTTGCTCGTCGACCTCGGCCTGCCGCTCGAGAACATCACGGTGACGGACCTGGCGGGCGTCGTCTACAAGGGCCGCACCGAGCTGATGGACCCGGACAAGGAGCGTTTCGCGCGCGAAACCGGTGCGCGCACGCTGTCCGAAGTGATCGGCGGCGCGGACATCTTCCTCGGCCTGTCGGCGGCCGGCGTGCTGAAGGCCGACATGGTGAAGACGATGGCCGAGCGCCCGCTGATTCTCGCGCTTGCGAATCCGACCCCGGAAATCCTGCCGGAAGTCGCGCTCGAGGCGCGCCCGGACGCCGTGCTCGCCACGGGCCGCACCGACTACCCGAACCAGGTCAACAACGTCCTGTGCTTTCCGTTCATCTTCCGCGGCGCGCTCGACGTCGGCGCGACGACGATCACCCGCGAGATGGAGATCGCCGCCGTCAATGCGATCGCCAAGCTCGCGCAGCAGGAGCAGAGCGACATCGTCGCGACCGCATACGGGATTCAGGATCTGTCGTTCGGTCCCGAATATCTGATTCCGAAGCCGTTCGATCCGCGCCTCATCGTGAAGATCGCGCCCGCGGTCGCGCAGGCGGCGATGGACGGCGGCGTCGCGACCCGTCCGATCGAGGACATGGAGGCGTACAAGGTCCACCTGCAGCAGTTCGTCTACCACAGCGGCACGACGATGAAGCCGGTGTTCCAGATCGCGCGCGGCGCGCCCGCCGAGAAGAAGCGGGTCGTGTTCGCGGAGGGCGAGGAGGAGCGGGTGCTGCGCGCGGTGCAGATCGTCGTCGACGAGAAGCTCGCGAAGCCGATCCTGATCGGCCGCCCAGGCGTGATCGAGCACCGGATCCAGCGCTACGGCCTGCGTCTCACGCCGGGCGTCGATTTCACGATCGTCAACACCGAGCACGACGAGCGCTACCGCGATTTCTGGCAGACCTACTTCAAGATGATGGCCCGCAAGGGGATCAGCGAGCAGCTCGCGCGCGTGGAGATGCGCCGCCGCACGACGCTGATCGGCTCGATGCTCGTCAAGAAGGGCGAAGCGGACGGAATGATCTGCGGCACGATCAGCACGACGCACCGCCACCTGCACTTCATCGATCAGGTGATCGGCAAGCGCGCCGGCTGCAGCGTGTACGGCGCGATGAATGCGCTCGTGCTGCCCGGCCGCCAGATCTTCCTCGTCGATACGCACGTGAACGTCGATCCGACCCCGGAGCAACTCGCCGAGATCACGATCATGGCGGCGGAGGAAGTGCGCCGCTTCGGCATCGAGCCGAAGGTCGCGCTGCTGTCGCACTCGAACTTCGGCACGAGCAACGCGCCTTCCGCGCAGAAGATGCGCGATACGCTTGCGATCCTGCACGAACGCGTGCCGGAACTGCACGTCGACGGCGAGATGCACGGCGACGTCGCGCTCGACGCGGCGCTGCGCAAGGAGATCCTGCCCGAATCGACGCTCGAGGGCGAAGCCAACCTGCTCGTGCTGCCGAACATCGACGCAGCGAACATCGCATACAACCTGCTGAAGACGGCGGCCGGCAACAACATCGCGATCGGACCGATCCTGCTCGGCGCCGCGCAACCCGTGCACGTGCTGACCGAATCGGCAACCGTGCGCCGGATCGTCAACATGACGGCGCTGCTGGTTGCCGACGTGAACGCGGTGCGTTGA
- a CDS encoding ribonuclease codes for MARKWLRNGALASVFAIVAIVAIGNIGASPGSLVSAAYAREAAAANGAAAQVDTLPASRLPREAASTLSLIAAGGPYPYEKDGAVFGNYERILPKMRRGYYHEYTVPTPRARNRGARRIVCGGPLRRVDNCYYTDDHYNSFKRIVD; via the coding sequence ATGGCACGCAAGTGGCTCCGCAACGGCGCGCTCGCGTCCGTCTTCGCGATCGTCGCGATCGTCGCGATAGGCAACATCGGCGCTTCGCCGGGCAGTCTGGTTTCCGCCGCATACGCACGGGAAGCCGCCGCGGCAAACGGGGCGGCGGCGCAGGTCGACACGCTCCCCGCATCCCGATTGCCGCGCGAGGCAGCGAGCACGCTGAGCCTGATCGCCGCGGGCGGCCCCTATCCGTACGAGAAAGACGGCGCGGTATTCGGCAACTACGAACGGATCTTGCCGAAGATGCGGCGCGGCTATTACCACGAGTACACGGTGCCGACGCCGAGGGCCCGCAACCGCGGCGCGCGGCGCATCGTCTGTGGCGGTCCCTTGAGGCGCGTCGACAATTGTTATTACACCGACGACCACTACAACAGTTTCAAACGTATCGTTGATTGA
- a CDS encoding barstar family protein, with protein MSDNTYARDTSAAADLFAAGDGNLFQRVMQMRMTAHAGGAPDGAASPGLSSIEEPMSLFATVRPNLVQSIRAFRVQDLADEANQLGQHFLYAYCGNAQSKQEVLETIATSFLFPKHFGKNYDALYDCLTDLVHKAGAQPGFVIVLEALPIAHKFDKEGRETLLDVFREAAEFWAERKVAFRVFYSFA; from the coding sequence ATGAGCGACAACACCTACGCGCGCGATACATCGGCTGCGGCGGATCTGTTCGCGGCCGGCGACGGCAACCTGTTCCAGCGCGTCATGCAGATGCGCATGACGGCGCACGCCGGCGGAGCGCCCGACGGCGCGGCCAGCCCCGGGCTTTCATCCATCGAGGAGCCTATGAGCCTTTTTGCGACCGTGCGACCGAATCTCGTGCAGTCGATCCGTGCATTCCGCGTGCAGGATCTTGCCGATGAAGCGAATCAGCTCGGCCAGCATTTCCTGTATGCGTACTGCGGGAATGCCCAATCGAAGCAGGAAGTGCTGGAGACGATCGCGACGTCGTTCCTGTTTCCCAAGCACTTCGGCAAGAACTACGACGCGCTGTACGATTGCCTGACGGATCTCGTCCACAAGGCGGGCGCCCAGCCCGGCTTCGTGATCGTGCTCGAGGCGCTCCCGATCGCGCACAAGTTCGACAAGGAAGGGCGCGAGACGCTGCTCGACGTGTTCCGCGAAGCGGCGGAATTCTGGGCCGAGCGCAAGGTCGCGTTCCGCGTCTTCTACTCGTTCGCGTAA
- a CDS encoding 16S rRNA (uracil(1498)-N(3))-methyltransferase: MSGAATTAAVPRFFVDAALQADATLPLPVDVARHAQVLRLQPGDLLALFDGTGGQYRARIVEIDRRGALARIDAFEPVEAEPPYRVTLAQGIAGGDKMDWVIEKAVELGVAAVAPLSTARGVVKLSGERADKRVSHWRGVVRASCEQCGRNRVPDVAPVRGFDAWLDALPAAPAEGELRLLLSPRASVPFALLPDAPPAGDVTLLIGPEGGLSPDEERAARARGFAALSLGPRVLRTETAGAAVLAALAARWGGW; the protein is encoded by the coding sequence ATGAGCGGCGCCGCCACGACCGCGGCGGTGCCGCGCTTTTTCGTCGACGCGGCGTTGCAAGCCGACGCCACGCTCCCGCTGCCGGTCGACGTCGCGCGTCACGCGCAGGTGCTGCGGCTGCAGCCTGGCGACTTGCTCGCGCTGTTCGACGGCACGGGCGGCCAGTACCGCGCGCGGATCGTCGAGATCGACAGGCGCGGCGCGCTCGCCCGGATCGACGCGTTCGAGCCCGTGGAAGCGGAGCCACCGTACCGCGTGACGCTCGCGCAGGGCATCGCCGGCGGCGACAAGATGGACTGGGTGATCGAAAAGGCGGTCGAGCTCGGCGTCGCGGCGGTTGCGCCGCTGTCGACCGCGCGCGGCGTCGTCAAGCTGTCGGGCGAGCGTGCGGACAAGCGCGTGTCGCACTGGCGAGGCGTCGTGCGCGCGTCGTGCGAGCAGTGTGGCCGCAATCGCGTGCCGGATGTCGCGCCGGTGCGCGGCTTCGACGCGTGGCTCGACGCGCTGCCCGCCGCGCCGGCCGAAGGCGAGCTGCGCCTGCTGCTGTCGCCGCGCGCGAGCGTGCCGTTCGCATTGCTGCCCGACGCGCCGCCCGCCGGCGACGTCACGTTGCTGATCGGCCCGGAAGGCGGGCTGTCGCCCGACGAGGAGCGGGCCGCGCGCGCGCGGGGCTTCGCCGCGCTGTCGCTCGGCCCGCGCGTGCTGCGCACCGAGACGGCGGGTGCGGCCGTGCTCGCCGCGCTTGCCGCGCGCTGGGGCGGATGGTGA
- a CDS encoding VOC family protein: MTDPRPADVPWLTPYLTVRNAQASIQFFSDAFGFEKRDLIDEDGAIMHVEMSYRGQLIVMFAPEGAFGSTARTPRRAGAVAPQSFYLYVDDVDATYRRALDAGAKSLTAPQDQFWGDRFAQIEDLDGYRWALARRIAA; encoded by the coding sequence ATGACCGACCCACGGCCGGCCGACGTGCCCTGGTTGACCCCTTATCTGACGGTGCGCAACGCGCAGGCGTCGATTCAGTTCTTTAGCGACGCGTTCGGCTTCGAGAAGCGCGATTTGATCGACGAAGACGGCGCGATCATGCACGTCGAGATGTCGTACCGCGGCCAGTTGATCGTAATGTTCGCGCCCGAGGGCGCGTTCGGCTCGACGGCGCGCACGCCGCGGCGCGCGGGCGCCGTCGCGCCGCAGTCGTTCTATCTGTACGTCGACGACGTCGATGCGACCTACCGCCGCGCGCTCGACGCGGGCGCGAAATCGCTGACCGCGCCGCAGGACCAGTTCTGGGGCGATCGCTTCGCGCAGATCGAGGATCTCGACGGCTACCGCTGGGCGCTCGCGCGGCGCATCGCCGCATGA
- the speE gene encoding polyamine aminopropyltransferase, with protein sequence MSTTLLFHPTPDVAYGFPNARRLARIESEHQQIEVWDTALLGRLFTLDGRPMTSVGDEFVYHECMTHPAALAHPAPRKALVLGGGDGGAARQLLRHPCIERIVVAELDAAVVDMARRYLADVHQGALDDPRVELVIGDAARYVGHACEHFDLVVFDLTPPDSPAAGLYTPEFYARLKRILTPQGAVSLHLGSPLFHKARIAALLAGLRASFAVVAPLCAHVPLYGSPWLMAIASDALDAASLFAHDVEARLAERRIEGLRFYDAKLHPALFTLPHALRDTLGVHR encoded by the coding sequence TTGAGCACCACTCTCCTCTTCCACCCGACCCCCGACGTCGCCTACGGCTTCCCGAACGCCCGGCGGCTCGCGCGCATCGAATCCGAGCATCAGCAGATCGAGGTCTGGGACACGGCGCTGCTCGGGCGGCTCTTCACGCTCGACGGCCGGCCGATGACGTCGGTCGGCGACGAGTTCGTCTATCACGAATGCATGACGCATCCGGCCGCGCTCGCGCATCCGGCGCCGAGGAAGGCGCTCGTCCTGGGCGGCGGCGACGGCGGCGCCGCGCGCCAGCTCCTCAGGCATCCATGCATCGAGCGGATCGTCGTCGCGGAGCTCGATGCCGCCGTCGTCGACATGGCGCGCCGCTATCTCGCCGACGTCCACCAGGGCGCCCTCGACGATCCGCGCGTCGAGCTCGTGATCGGCGACGCCGCGCGCTACGTCGGCCACGCGTGCGAGCACTTCGACCTCGTCGTATTCGATCTGACGCCGCCCGACTCGCCCGCGGCGGGCCTCTACACGCCCGAGTTCTACGCGCGCCTGAAGCGCATCCTGACGCCGCAGGGCGCGGTGTCGCTGCATCTCGGCTCGCCGCTCTTTCACAAAGCGCGCATCGCCGCGCTGCTCGCCGGGCTGCGCGCGAGCTTCGCGGTGGTCGCGCCGCTTTGCGCGCACGTGCCGCTGTATGGCTCGCCGTGGTTGATGGCGATCGCGAGCGACGCGCTCGACGCGGCATCGCTGTTCGCGCACGACGTCGAGGCGCGGCTCGCCGAGCGGCGCATCGAAGGCTTGCGCTTCTATGACGCGAAGCTGCATCCCGCACTCTTCACGCTGCCGCACGCGCTGCGCGATACTCTCGGCGTGCATCGCTAA